Proteins encoded together in one Anguilla anguilla isolate fAngAng1 chromosome 9, fAngAng1.pri, whole genome shotgun sequence window:
- the LOC118236227 gene encoding PR domain zinc finger protein 10-like has product METKQEVAPVWSQPPDNEASGATQVHFEGGTVAQIVYSGEQQERGPQQVVYAADGSSYASVESAEHTLVYIHPADGAQFTDQPQLAYIQQDGTTQQVTVLLPSGQNMNAANLHVLSNVAEAPQALLEPVSQVPPSVSGSSLPTMAGSSVGHLGPLGAGDSALDSEEDDEDDEADDSELDDWDLGTPRPFNPQDLWCEECNNAHPSVCLKHGPLHPIPNRPVLSKARASLPLVLYLDRFASGVYSKRRIPKRTQFGPVEGPLVRQGELRDDYIHLKVCMLDTPKDVEQRDDTWVELSDEERCNWMMFVRPAQNHLEQNLVAYQYGADIYYTTIKNIQPKQELRVWYAASYAEFVNQKIHDITDEERKVMREQEKNWPCYECNRRFMSSEQLQQHLNMHDDKLDFVTRGKGRGRGRGRRRFGTGRRPGRPPKLLRPEISVEISEDRTQDMLGFSAKGPYAEGPDGALNGLRDMDLGSQGGVPGTPTASRDEHGELPPSSELAPLTDSPEPPQSIADPPESPKEDAAHGNTPDPHLTPEDMRRARRIRMDLQNAALQHLFIRKSFRPFKCSQCGKAFRDKDKLDQHLRYHGRTSACPLTCHVCDKGFLNSAALEAHMRLHADQKTYSCLFCAESFDRLDLLKEHVAVHLVDGRFSCPSCKKRFADFIQVKKHVRSFHSEKTFQCTECDKAFCRPDKLRLHMLRHSDRKDFLCSTCGKQFKRKDKLREHMQRMHNPEREARKADRVHRSKTLKQKVPTTDIESFMFKCRLCMMGFRRRGMLVNHLSKRHPEMRIEEVPELTLPIIKPNRDYFCQYCDKVYKSASKRKAHILKNHPGAELPPSIRKLRPAGPGEPDPMLSTHTQLTGTIATAPVCCPHCAKQYSSKTKMVQHIRKKHPEFAQVANSIQAPLATAVISSAPAVITADGTAAEAVVTTDLLTQAMTELSQTLTTDYRGAQGDYQRIQYIPVSQAGGALGQPQHIQLQVVQVAPAPSPQSSQHSTVDVSQLHDPGSYGQHSIQVQHIQVTEAAGQGTAQVTGQALSPSSQQVSQELSPTQLVPVTLAQGNALQTTSSQQGAVQHTYLPGNWNYRSYPSEIQMMTLPHAQYVITEAGAPVTGVNSSQVKTTHYVISEGQAELDPKVGQAPSQVHPDQLEQQASDPQAPTQYIITTTTNGNGSSEVQITKP; this is encoded by the exons ATGGAGACCAAGCAGGAAGTGGCCCCCGTGTGGAGCCAGCCCCCTGACAACGAGGCCAGCGGTGCCACTCAG GTGCACTTTGAGGGGGGCACGGTGGCTCAGATTGTGTACAGCGGGGAGCAGCAGGAGCGGGGGCCCCAGCAGGTGGTCTACGCCGCCGACGGCAGCTCCTACGCGTCGGTGGAGTCGGCGGAGCACACGCTGGTCTACATCCACCCGGCCGACGGAGCACAG ttcACAGACCAGCCCCAGCTGGCTTACATACAGCAGGATGGCACCACGCAGCAG GTGACCGTGCTGCTGCCCAGCGGCCAAAACATGAACGCTGCCAATCTGCATGTGCTCAGTAACGTGGCGGAAGCCCCCCAGGCCTTGCTGGAACCTGTGTCCCAg GTGCCTCCTTCCGTGTCCGGGTCCTCCTTGCCCACCATGGCCGGGTCCTCCGTCGGCCAcctggggcccctgggggccggCGACTCGGCCCTGGACTCTGAGGAGGACGACGAGGACGACGAGGCGGACGACTCGGAGCTGGACGACTGGGACCTGGGAACCCCGAGACCCTTCAACCCTCAGGACCTGT GGTGTGAGGAGTGTAACAACGCGCACCCCTCGGTGTGTCTGAAGCACGGGCCCCTGCACCCCATCCCCAATCGGCCGGTGCTGTCCAAGGCGCGGGCCAGCCTGCCGCTGGTGCTGTACCTGGACCGCTTCGCGTCCGGGGTCTACTCCAAGCGCCGCATCCCCAAGCGCACGCAGTTCGGCCCCGTGGAGGGGCCCCTGGTGCGCCAGGGCGAGCTGCGGGACGACTACATCCACCTGAAG GTGTGCATGCTGGATACGCCCAAAGACGTGGAGCAGAGGGACGACACGTGGGTGGAGCTTTCGGACGAGGAGCGCTGCAATTGGATGATGTTCGTCCGGCCCGCCCAGAATCACCTGGAGCAGAACCTGGTGGCCTATCAGTACGGAGCGGACATCTACTACACCACCATCAAGAACATCCAGCCCAAGCAGGAGCTCAGG gTCTGGTACGCTGCCTCATATGCAGAGTTCGTCAACCAGAAGATTCATGACATCACGGACGAGGAGAGGAAAG TCATGCGGGAGCAGGAGAAGAACTGGCCGTGCTACGAGTGCAACCGGCGCTTCATGAGCTccgagcagctgcagcagcacctcAACATGCACGACGACAAGCTCGACTTCGTCACCAG ggggaaggggcggggccgggggcggggcaggcggcGCTTCGGCACGGGCAGGAGGCCGGGGCGCCCGCCCAAATTGCTGCGCCCCGAAATCTCCGTGGAGATCAGCGAGGACCGCACACAG GACATGCTGGGATTTTCGGCGAAGGGCCCGTACGCGGAGGGGCCGGACGGGGCCCTGAACGGGCTGAGGGACATGGACCTGGGGTCCCAGGGCGGGGTCCCCGGCACCCCCACGGCCAGCCGGGACGAGCACGGGGAGCTGCCCCCCAGCAGCGAGCTGGCCCCCCTCACCGACTCCCCGGAGCCCCCCCAGTCCATCGCCGACCCCCCCGAGTCCCCGAAGGAGGACGCGGCCCACGGGAACACGCCcgacccccacctcacccccgaGGACATGAGGCGCGCCCGCCGGATACGG ATGGATCTGCAG AACGCGGCGCTGCAGCACCTCTTCATCAGGAAGTCCTTCCGGCCCTTCAAGTGCTCGCAGTGCGGCAAGGCCTTCCGCGACAAGGACAAGCTGGACCAGCACCTGCGCTACCACGGCCGCACCAGCGCCTGCCCGCTCACCTGCCACGTCTGCGACAAGGGCTTCCTCAACAGCGCCGCCCTGGAGGCGCACATGCGCCTGCACGCCGACCAGAAGACCTACTCCTGCCTCTTCTGCGCCGAGTCCTTCGACCGCCTGGACCTGCTCAAGGAGCACGTGGCCGTGCACCTGGTGGACGGGCGCTTCAGCTGCCCCTCCTGCAAGAAGCGCTTCGCCGACTTCATCCAG gtgaagAAGCACGTGCGCAGCTTCCACTCGGAGAAGACCTTCCAGTGCACGGAGTGCGACAAGGCCTTCTGCAGGCCCGACAAGCTGCGTCTGCACATGCTCCGCCACTCGGACCGCAAGGACTTCCTCTGCTCCACCTGCGGCAAGCAGTTCAAG CGGAAGGACAAGCTGCGGGAGCACATGCAGCGCATGCACAACCCCGAGCGCGAGGCCAGGAAGGCCGACCGCGTGCACCGCTCCAAGACGCTCAAGCAGAAGGTCCCCACCACCGACATCGAGAGCTTCATGTTCAAGTGCCGGCTGTGCATGATGGGATTCCGCCGGCGAGGGATGCTG GTGAACCACCTCTCCAAGCGACACCCGGAGATGAGGATCGAGGAGGTTCCTGAGCTCACCCTCCCCATCATCAAGCCCAACAGAGACTACTTCTGCCAGTACTGTGACAAG GTGTATAAGAGCGCCAGTAAGAGGAAGGCTCACATCCTGAAGAACCACCCGGGGGCGGAGCTGCCCCCCAGCATCCGTAAGCTCCGCCCCGCGGGCCCCGGGGAGCCCGACCCCATGCTCAGCACCCACACCCAGCTGACGGGCACCATCGCCACGGCGCCCGTCTGCTGCCCGCACTGCGCCAAGCAGTACAGCAGCAAG aCTAAGATGGTGCAGCACATCCGGAAGAAGCACCCGGAGTTTGCCCAGGTGGCCAACAGCATCCAGGCCCCGCTGGCCACCGCCGTCATCAGCAGCGCCCCGGCCGTCATCACCGCCGACGGCACCGCCGCGGAGGCAgtggtg ACCACAGACCTGCTGACCCAGGCCATGACGGAGCTGTCCCAGACGCTGACCACCGACTACCGCGGCGCCCAGGGGGACTACCAGCGCATCCAGTACATCCCCGTCTCGCAGGCAGGGGGCGCTCTGGGGCAGCCGCAGCACATCCAGCTCCAGGTCGTCCAGGTGGCGCCT GCGCCCTCTCCCCAGAGCTCCCAGCATTCCACGGTGGACGTGAGCCAGCTGCACGACCCCGGCAGCTACGGCCAGCACTCCATCCAGGTGCAGCACATCCAGGTGACGGAGGCCGCCGGGCAGGGCACCGCCCAG GTCACAGGTCAGGCTCTGAGCCCCTCCTCCCAGCAGGTGTCCCAGGAGCTTAGCCCCACCCAGCTGGTCCCGGTGACCCTCGCCCAGGGCAACGCCCTGCAGACCACCTCctcccagcagggggcggtgcAGCACACGTACCTGCCGGGGAACTGGAACTACAGGAGCTACC CCTCGGAGATCCAGATGATGACTCTGCCCCACGCCCAGTATGTGATCACAGAGGCAGGAGCCCCGGTGACCGGTGTCAACAGCAGCCAGGTGAAAACG ACGCACTACGTGATCTCCGAGGGACAGGCGGAGCTGGACCCCAAAGTGGGCCAGGCCCCGTCCCAGGTGCACCCGGACCAGCTGGAGCAGCAGGCCTCCGACCCGCAGGCCCCCACCCAGtacatcatcaccaccaccaccaacggCAATGGATCCAGCGAGGTCCAGATCACCAAACCGTGA